A single window of Terriglobales bacterium DNA harbors:
- the rpsK gene encoding 30S ribosomal protein S11, producing MAKKEAAATAAPTAAPEKKGKKKQFKKKERKNVPYGLVHIQASFNNTIVTITDHEGRVIAWKSSGSLGFRGSRKGTPFAAQQAAAGAANLARDHGLRSVDVRVSGPGSGRESAIRALSAAGIEVRTIRDVTPLPHNGCRPPKRRRV from the coding sequence ATGGCCAAGAAAGAAGCCGCAGCCACCGCCGCCCCGACGGCTGCGCCGGAGAAGAAGGGCAAGAAGAAGCAGTTCAAGAAGAAGGAACGCAAGAACGTTCCTTACGGGCTGGTGCACATCCAGGCCTCGTTCAACAACACCATCGTGACCATCACCGATCACGAGGGCCGGGTGATCGCTTGGAAGAGTTCGGGCTCGCTGGGATTCCGCGGGTCACGCAAGGGGACGCCGTTCGCGGCGCAACAGGCGGCCGCGGGCGCCGCCAACCTGGCGCGCGACCACGGCCTGCGCTCGGTGGACGTGCGGGTGAGCGGCCCCGGGTCGGGGCGCGAGTCGGCCATCCGGGCGCTCTCGGCCGCGGGCATCGAGGTGCGCACCATCCGCGACGTCACCCCGCTGCCGCACAACGGTTGCCGGCCGCCGAAACGGCGGAGAGTTTAG
- a CDS encoding adenylate kinase, with protein sequence MAADPKTSNIGPIILLGAPGAGKGTQAKQMVERYGIPQISTGDILRDHVARGTELGKKAKAIMESGGLVPDQLLFGVVEERLSRPDCARGFILDGFPRTVPQAQWLDTLFAKTGWAPLVIDISVSYNQLLQRLTGRRSCPTCGRIYNILFQPPTVPNICNVDGGKLLTRKDDTEKVVSERLKNYERDTLPLTEYYGSKKCLKVVQGDQAADQVTTDAFAAVDGAAN encoded by the coding sequence ATGGCAGCCGATCCCAAGACGAGCAACATCGGCCCGATCATCCTTCTGGGAGCGCCAGGAGCGGGCAAGGGCACGCAGGCCAAGCAGATGGTGGAGCGCTACGGCATCCCGCAGATCTCCACCGGCGACATCCTGCGCGACCACGTAGCCCGCGGCACCGAACTGGGCAAGAAGGCCAAAGCCATCATGGAGTCGGGCGGGCTGGTGCCCGACCAGTTGCTGTTCGGCGTGGTGGAGGAGCGCCTCAGCCGCCCGGACTGCGCCCGCGGCTTCATCCTGGACGGATTTCCCCGCACCGTACCTCAGGCCCAGTGGCTGGATACCTTGTTCGCCAAGACCGGCTGGGCGCCGCTTGTGATCGATATTTCCGTGAGTTATAATCAATTACTGCAGCGGCTTACTGGGCGGCGTTCCTGTCCTACCTGCGGGCGGATCTACAACATCCTTTTCCAGCCTCCCACCGTCCCCAACATCTGCAATGTGGACGGGGGCAAGCTATTGACGCGCAAGGACGATACCGAGAAGGTGGTTTCCGAGCGCTTGAAGAATTACGAGCGGGACACCCTCCCCCTGACCGAGTACTACGGCAGCAAGAAGTGCCTGAAAGTGGTCCAAGGGGATCAAGCGGCCGACCAGGTCACGACGGATGCCTTCGCGGCCGTGGATGGAGCGGCGAATTGA
- the infA gene encoding translation initiation factor IF-1 translates to MSKEDAIEVMATVLEPLPNAMFRVELENKGIALVHVSGKMRKNFIRILPGDKVAVELSPYDLTRGRIVYRYK, encoded by the coding sequence ATGAGCAAAGAAGACGCGATTGAGGTGATGGCCACGGTGTTGGAGCCTTTGCCCAACGCCATGTTCCGCGTGGAGCTGGAAAACAAGGGCATCGCGCTGGTCCACGTTTCCGGCAAGATGAGGAAGAACTTCATCCGCATCCTGCCGGGCGACAAGGTTGCAGTGGAGCTTTCTCCCTACGACCTCACCCGCGGACGCATCGTGTACCGGTACAAGTAG
- the secY gene encoding preprotein translocase subunit SecY: MFEKLANIFRIPDLRRRVLFTLALLAVYRLGAFIPTPGINTQALQAFFDAQRGTAFGYLDLFSGGNLRRFTIFALGIMPYITASIILQLMAVVYEPLAKLQKEGELGRRKITMYTRYLTGILAAAQSLGIAFTLERSGAGLVNNPGPAFLAMTVLTLTTGSVFIMWLGEQITERGIGNGMSLLIFAGIVVGLPRAILDLWEKVRSEAWGTFTAPAVIILLVLMLATVAFIVYVERSERRIPVQYAKRVVGRKVMGGQSTHLPLRVNTGGVMPVIFASSILSIPLTFGSLLKDKPVIGPIIAQLSYGEPFHYVLFAVGIILFAYVYVSIVMEPNKVADDMRKYGGFIPGIRPGRRTADYINDVLTRITLVGAFYLIIVSMIPEFMIQGIHLNHLPWGLGDFFQFLPTWVTNGLNVNFYFGGTSLLIVVGVAMDTVNQVESQLIMRHYDGFTPRSGRIRGRRIW, encoded by the coding sequence ATGTTTGAGAAGCTGGCCAACATCTTCCGCATCCCGGACCTGCGCAGGCGTGTGTTGTTCACGCTGGCGCTGCTGGCCGTGTACCGCCTGGGCGCGTTCATTCCCACCCCCGGCATCAACACCCAGGCCCTGCAGGCCTTCTTCGATGCGCAGCGCGGGACTGCCTTTGGGTACCTCGACCTGTTCTCCGGCGGCAACCTGCGCCGCTTCACCATCTTCGCGCTGGGCATCATGCCCTACATCACCGCGTCCATCATCCTCCAGTTGATGGCGGTGGTGTATGAGCCGCTGGCCAAGCTGCAGAAGGAAGGCGAGCTGGGGCGGCGCAAGATCACGATGTACACGCGCTACCTGACGGGGATCCTGGCCGCCGCGCAGTCACTGGGCATCGCCTTCACATTGGAAAGGAGCGGCGCCGGACTGGTGAACAACCCCGGCCCCGCCTTCCTGGCCATGACCGTGCTCACCCTGACGACAGGCAGCGTCTTCATCATGTGGCTGGGCGAGCAGATCACCGAGCGCGGCATCGGCAACGGCATGTCGCTGCTCATCTTCGCCGGGATCGTGGTGGGTTTGCCGCGCGCCATCCTCGATCTCTGGGAGAAGGTGCGCAGCGAGGCCTGGGGAACGTTCACCGCGCCGGCCGTGATCATCCTGCTGGTGCTGATGCTGGCAACGGTGGCCTTCATCGTCTATGTGGAGCGCAGCGAGCGCCGCATCCCGGTGCAGTACGCCAAGCGCGTGGTCGGACGCAAGGTGATGGGCGGACAATCCACCCATCTGCCGCTGCGGGTGAACACCGGCGGCGTGATGCCAGTCATCTTCGCTTCCTCCATCCTCTCCATCCCCCTGACCTTCGGCAGCTTGCTCAAGGACAAACCGGTCATCGGCCCCATCATTGCGCAGCTCAGCTACGGCGAGCCCTTCCATTACGTGCTGTTTGCCGTGGGCATCATCCTGTTCGCCTACGTTTACGTCTCCATCGTGATGGAGCCCAACAAGGTGGCCGACGACATGCGCAAGTACGGGGGGTTCATCCCCGGCATCCGGCCCGGCCGGCGCACCGCCGATTACATCAACGACGTCCTTACGCGCATCACCCTGGTGGGAGCGTTCTACCTCATCATCGTCTCCATGATTCCCGAGTTCATGATCCAGGGCATTCATCTCAACCATCTTCCCTGGGGGCTGGGGGACTTTTTCCAGTTCCTCCCCACCTGGGTGACCAACGGCTTGAACGTGAACTTTTACTTTGGCGGAACTTCGCTGCTGATCGTGGTGGGCGTGGCCATGGATACGGTGAACCAGGTCGAATCGCAACTCATCATGCGGCATTATGACGGCTTCACCCCGCGCAGCGGACGCATTCGCGGCCGCCGCATCTGGTAG
- the map gene encoding type I methionyl aminopeptidase: MAIVCKSPAELEKMRRAGHVVREVLDAVKAAVAPGVTTMDLEHVAEKKMQELEAQPAFKGYNGYPCVLCTSLNEEIIHGIPSEKRMLKEGDIISLDFGAVVDGYYGDAAITVPVGEVKPELKKLMEVTEAALQRAIEKMLIGNTVGDVGAAVQELVEANGFSVVREFVGHGIGTRMHEDPQVPNFGLHGRGPRLREGMVLAIEPMVNAGAPGTRVLDDHWTAVTEDGSPSAHFEHSVAVTKDGPLILTQ; this comes from the coding sequence ATGGCAATCGTCTGCAAATCGCCCGCCGAGCTGGAAAAGATGCGGCGCGCCGGGCACGTGGTGCGGGAGGTGCTGGACGCGGTGAAGGCCGCGGTGGCTCCCGGCGTCACCACCATGGACCTGGAGCACGTGGCCGAGAAAAAGATGCAGGAATTGGAGGCCCAGCCGGCCTTCAAGGGATACAACGGCTATCCCTGCGTTCTTTGCACGTCGCTGAATGAGGAGATCATCCACGGCATTCCCTCGGAGAAGCGGATGCTGAAGGAGGGCGATATCATCTCGCTCGACTTTGGCGCGGTGGTGGATGGCTACTATGGCGACGCCGCCATCACGGTCCCGGTGGGCGAGGTGAAGCCGGAGCTGAAGAAGCTGATGGAAGTCACCGAAGCCGCCCTGCAGCGCGCCATCGAGAAGATGCTCATCGGCAACACCGTGGGCGATGTGGGTGCGGCCGTCCAGGAGCTGGTGGAAGCCAACGGCTTCAGCGTAGTGCGCGAGTTTGTGGGACACGGCATCGGCACCCGCATGCACGAGGACCCGCAGGTGCCCAACTTCGGCCTGCACGGACGAGGCCCGCGGCTGCGAGAGGGCATGGTGCTGGCCATCGAACCTATGGTCAACGCCGGGGCGCCGGGCACCCGCGTGCTCGACGACCACTGGACCGCGGTCACTGAGGACGGCAGCCCCAGCGCTCACTTCGAGCACTCGGTGGCGGTGACCAAGGACGGCCCGCTGATTTTGACGCAGTGA
- the rpsM gene encoding 30S ribosomal protein S13, producing MARIAGVDLPRNKHVDIALTYIYGIGHPRARRIVATAKVDGMKKVQDLNEDEVNRIRQVIEGEGGVEGDLRKDVSMHIKRLIEVGSYRGYRHRRNLPVRGQRTHTNARTRKGPRKGTVANKKKTAAKT from the coding sequence ATGGCACGCATTGCCGGCGTCGATCTTCCGCGCAACAAGCACGTGGACATCGCGCTCACCTACATCTACGGCATCGGGCACCCACGGGCGCGGCGCATCGTGGCCACCGCCAAGGTCGACGGCATGAAGAAGGTCCAGGACCTCAACGAAGACGAGGTCAACCGCATCCGCCAGGTCATCGAGGGCGAGGGCGGGGTGGAGGGCGACCTGCGCAAGGACGTCTCCATGCACATCAAGCGGCTGATCGAGGTGGGTTCGTACCGCGGCTATCGCCACCGCCGCAACCTGCCGGTCCGCGGCCAGCGCACCCATACCAACGCGCGCACCCGCAAGGGCCCGCGCAAGGGAACCGTGGCCAACAAGAAGAAGACGGCGGCCAAGACCTAA
- the rpmJ gene encoding 50S ribosomal protein L36 has protein sequence MKVRASVKKICDKCMVIRRRGVVRVICENPKHKQRQG, from the coding sequence ATGAAAGTCCGAGCATCGGTCAAAAAGATTTGCGACAAGTGCATGGTCATCCGCCGCCGCGGGGTGGTGCGGGTGATCTGCGAGAACCCCAAGCACAAGCAGCGGCAGGGGTAA